The following DNA comes from Marinilactibacillus sp. Marseille-P9653.
GCAAAAAATAAGTTCGTCGCCAAAGCGGTACTCGTCATTCCAGCTATTGCTCCACCTGAAGCAAAATAAGCCAGTGGGAAGGATGAGAAGTTGGCAATGACGTGCTCGAATCCTAAAAATGCAAAGATAAAGATAATAAAAATCATAGCCATGACTTTTCCAGCATCATCCTTCATACGAATTGTACAGTACACTGCTGTATTTACGATGATGTTGGCAAAGATCCCTTCTGTGAATACTTGAAGCGGTGTTTTTTCGAGTTTATGTTCTATTGCAGTAAACAAGAAATGATCTGGTGGGAGATCTTGAAAAGTTGAAGTTAAAGAAACAAGATAACTTGCTAAGATACCTCCAATTAAATTAAAGAGCATGCAAGCAAATAAGATCATTCCGGCTTTTTTGAATGTAAGCAACTTGCGGTGAACGCCAATCGTTGTATACATCATATTTGATGTTCCTAACTCCGCATTCATATAGATGATCATAACAAGTGACCAACTGAACATAAATGAATACAAAAATTTCCCAGAACCGTGTGCTACTTTTTCTGCAGACTGGGCGGTGATTACTGCAATCGCCGTTCCGAGTGTTAGAAAAAGTGTGGCTAGCATGGCTCTTACGATATAACGAGAAAAACTTTTCTCAAATAATTGCTTTTTCTTTTCGATACTTGTTTCTATTGAATAAAATAACCCTTGATAATTGGCATCCATTATAACCCATCCCTTTTGTTCAACATTTCACTATGTTGGTATTTTACCACCAATAGAACAAATTGAAAATAGTATTTTCAAAATACTTTCAGAGAATTCGTTTTCATTTTCACTCTATATTTTAAGATAGGATTTGCTTTTACAATTAAGAAAAAACTTCTCTTTATCATTGGCATAATCGTTTATCTACAAGATGAAAAAAGCATCTACTATCTTCTAATTGAATAATAGTAGATACTTTATACAAATTCTGATGGTTCTTTTTATGTTCCATTTGGAATAAGCATCTTTTGAGAAGTTAAATCAATGTTGTTCAGGTCATCACGAAATACTTTTGGACTATAAACTTTTAATTCGTATTTCCCTTCAGGGATTTCAATCGTTAACAGACTTTCTTCATAAAAGAAACCTCCTCAAACAACTTTGTTCTTAACAAAACAAAAAAAGAGACTTATAAAAGCCTCTTTTTTAACGAGTTATTTTGCTGGTCTATAGCCTGCTTTTATAGCTTGAACTTCTGTGGTAAACATGGCTTTCGGTTTTGTCGTCGCTTTATAGTATTGAGAGTTTGGTATATGATAAATTTTATTGTTAGATCCTTTTATCAATCCTTTTCCTTTAGCATCGACGTACTTTTTATTACCATCTCTAAATATATTGTTGATTGTTCCAGGAGCTTTATTTCCTTTTTTGACTAGCTTGACTTCGATTCCTTCAAGTCTGAACCCAAAGCCTACCGTTCCAGCAGCTTCCCCATTTTTAGCCCAACCTTGCCAACCAAATGTTTCAGAGTGAACGCGGTAGTACACATCATATTTTTTCTCCATTTCACCCGTGAGCTTGACCTTGATAGCTTCTAATCTCTTCGATTCTCCCTGTGTACCACTAACCTGTCCATTAGATTTCCAACCTAACCAGCCTTTTGACTGTACATTGGTCTGATAAGTAATGCCTCCCTTAAATTCAGGGTTAGAAAGTTCGATCTTAATCGCCTCTAGTCTCTTACCTTTTCCGACTGCACCTGAGGTTTTACCGTTATTTACTTTTGACTGCCAACCAGAAGACTGCATAAGCGTTGAGTAGTTCACTTTCATTGGTTCTTTGGTTTTGGAACTAGTAGCTACTTTAGTACTACTTGCAACTGTTTTAGGTTTGACGACTTTAGATACTGCTGACTGACTTGTATAAATCGATGGAGCTGTCTGAGCTTCAACTATGCTATCTGTATTCCAATTAATCCCAACCAATAGTAATGCCGATGTCATAATACTGACCACTAGCTTTTTCATCTTTTAACCTCTTTTCTTATTTAAGAAGAGCATAGCACAAGGAATCGTCTTTTCACCATGTAGTTGTGAACAAAATATTCACTTTTATTGTAATTATAGTTACTTAGATATTCTTTTATAAAGACTACAAATCCACCATGAAATAATATAAAAGGTTTTAATAATTTTTTACATAGAATAATTAAAAGCAAAAACAGAGAGCGCTGGGCAGCACTCTCTTTCCCATTTATATTGGTTATACTCTACTTTCAGCTTTAGACATTTTCACTGTGTTAGATCCTAACAACCTAGCTATTGAAATTAAAACCATGCTTAGTAGTAATGCTATAAATGCCCAGATTGACTATTTAGATTTAGTATCTATTGCTTCAGAAAATTGACCTGGTAAATAGTCAGGTTGTAACTATAGACTGTCATTATGACGCAATCGATGCACCTTATAAATTTTCATTTACAAATACGATTTAACCACTGATACAAAAGGAGCAACATTGAAAACGATTCACTTAATTTTGCACATTATTTACTGTCACTCGTCAATAACGAGCATATTTTGATCATCAAATGCCCATGCATCTGCATAAGCCACTTCCCAGTAATAACCGTCTAAATCTCTAAAGTAGCCGCTATATCCTCCCCAAGAAACAATGACTGGTTCTTTAACAATTTCAGCACCCAAAGAGCGTGCACGTTCCATGACGTCGTCAACTTCCTCTTTTTTCTTTGCATTCATTGCCAATGTTATTCCATTGAATCCCTCTCTGTTAATCTTCATAGGTTCATCTCCAGCAATATCTGTAGCCAATTGTTCTAATGGAAATAATTCCAACTTTGTACCTTGATTATTAAAAAAGATAATTGGAGCGTCTGGCGAGTCATCATAACACTGAAACCCTAGTCCTTTATAAAAGGTTCTTGCTTTTTCTATATTCAAAACACCTAACGCAATCAGATTGATCCGATTCATTGTATGATCTCCTTAGCACTACTCGTCAGTAGCCATTGTTTATTTGGCATGTTTGAAATGCGTTCTCAGATACGTTAATAAAGCAGACTGCTCTTTACTGATTCCCATAATCGTCGGTTTAATAACAAATTTGATTGTTCTATCTGTCGTTTTGACTATAACGGATTTGACAACTGGTCCGATTATTTTGACTGTCTGTATAGTAGAAACCGGTATGCTTCCAACTGATTTTTCATTGAATTTTTTGTCTAGTTCAACAATCGTCAGCGCTTCTTTATTTAATACGACAACAAAATGTCTCGGTATTAGAAAAGGAAGAGCCTTAACTTCTTCTCCGTATCCAGTGATTGCTCGATTGTTCCCGTATTTATTTTTGTACTTATTTAAAATATCTTTATTGACTTTAAGTCGGATCATGAACACATCCTTTCTCTATAGTTAAAGTATATAAAACGACTTTGAAATAGCCACAATAAGCACCTATACTCTATATTTGTTTTTAAGTAGCTTCTATTAAGATCAAAAGAGTGGAAACAGATTATTCTGCTCCCACTCTTTTGGCAAAGGCAACTAGTTTGTAAAAAATTTCTTCGTTTAATTCTGACATATTTGATGGTGTCTGTTTTAATTCTATTAAGGTATTCTGATCTATTTCCGTTTTTGAAGCAATTTCCTTTAATGATCTATCACTATGTTCCAATAACCATCTGATTAAAATTTCATCCGATTTCTTCACACCCATAAACCCCTTCAAAAGTTTCTATCGAAAACTATATCTCATTTTACATCCAAACACAACACTTCTAAATGCCTCAGTAAAATTTATTTTAAATTCATACTTTTCAAGTATTGCTTTTCATAAGGTACAGTGAGTATACTATCAATGAAAAATAATTTAAATATAATAGATATATTACCGATATTACTTATAAGCAGTACGAGCCTGTATGGATAGGTTACACTCAGTTGGACAGAAAAGATAAGGTGTGTATACTAAACACAACATACACAGGAGGAATCTATCATGTCTACTCGTCGTCCACGTCGAACTTATACAGAAGAATTTAAGAAACAAATTGTTGATTTACACAAAGCAGGAAAATCAAGAAAAGAAATCATAGAAGAATATGATCTTACAGGATCGGCTTTTGACAAATGGGTACGTCAACATAGTCAAACCGGTTCATTCAAAGAAAGAGATAACTTAACACCTGAACAGAAAGAATTGAAAGAATTAAGGAAAGCAAATACCCAGCTTAAGATGGAAAATGATATTTTAAAGCAAGCGGCGCTGATATTCGGGCGAAAGTCGAAGTAATCAAACGCAACAAACATAACTATTCTATATCAGCGATGTGCCGTGCCCTTAAGATCAGTAGAGGATCTTATTATTACGAAGTAATAAAGAAAGAAAGTGACGCAGAACTCGAACAAGCGATTATTGAAGAGTTTGCCAAAAGCAAAAACAATTATGGCACGCGTAAACTGAAGAAAAGATTGAAGAAGCGTGCGTTTATCGTATCTCGTCGGAGAATTGGACACATTATGAAAAAGTTTCATCTGGTGTCCAAGTATGATAGACCATCATACAAACCACAAAAGAGTGGAGTCAATCAAGCGAAGATTGAAAACGCATTGAACCGTGAGTTCAATCCGAAAGAGCCGATGAAAGCTATCGTCACGGACTTGACCTATGTCAAAGTTGCCAATAAGTGGTTCTATGTTTGTTTTATTTTAGACTTGTTTAACCGCGAGATCATCGGGTATTCTGCTGGTCCCAATAAGACAGCTGACTTAGTCCTGCAGGCTCTCGCTACAGTTAAGGGTGATTTACATACGGTCAACGTGTTCCATACTGACCGGGGAAAAGAATTCGACAACCATACTATTGATGAGTTACTGGATACCTTTGATATTGTGCGCTCGTTAAGTAGAAAAGGGAATCCTTACGACAATGCCGTAGCGGAGTCCACGTATAAATCATTTAAGTTTGAATTTGTCTACGACAACACATTCCATACACTCTATGAACTGCAGGTCCAACTTATGGACTACGTCCATTGGTGGAATCATTTTCGCCCACATGGATCATTGGACTACGAATCTCCTATCGATTATCGAAAAGATTGGGAACAGGAACAGTCTGAAATGGAAGTCTGCAAATCCGTTGTTCCCCAGCTGGTCGAAACTAGCCTCTCATTCAGTTAGAGAGGCAGAAGGAAAGTGAACTCAATCATCATTTACACCTTATAATTTTTGTTCAAAAAAGTGTTGACATACCAGTACTTTATCATTAAGTACAACATTGTATTCCTCTAAGTTTACGTGAGTCATCATTAATTTCAAAGAGGTGTTTGTGCTATGACAATGGTATTGTTTATTCTTTTTGCTAGTTGAATCAGCTATTACCTTATAAACAGATATAAAAAATCTTGATAAAAGCTAGAGGAAATCTTTTCTCTAGCTTTTTCTTATGCTCTTTCAAGCTTGACTTATCGAACAAATGTTCTTATTATTAAATAAAGGAACATACTTTCGCATAAAGGAGTGATGAATATGACTGAAGAAGTCATATTATTAAACCCAGACAAGCTAGGTTACGTAGATCGTGGAAAAATGAAATGGTTAGGTATGATGTTATCAGACCATACAGAAGCATTGAAAAAAATGAAGGCAGAAGATCAGCAAGTCGATATCCCCCCTAAAGAAGAGATGACAATAGAGCGCATTTCCACTACTCTTTACGAGGCTTACGTTACGAAATCTCCTGTTTCCATTCAAGCCAATGTACTCAGAGACGGGCAATATTATCCAGATGTTGAATGTCTAGTAATGGGGTATTTAGGAGAAAAGATCATCTTGCAATTAAAAGATGGCAGGATTAAACGAGTGAATATAGAATTGATTCGACATATTGAACTCTATAATGTTCTTAAGTGGCATAATAAGAGAACAAAATCTGAATGATGGAGTTGCTTTAATATTTACAGAACCTATTTTATGTAATAGATACTTGTAGGCTTTGATGTGCGTTGTGAATTTGTTAGTGCTATAATAAAAACGAAAAGGAGGTAAGTTAAATGAACTTTGACCAAATGAGAATCTTAGATAGTTTGTTAAAGGAATTCAATACTATGATTGATGAAGATCCTGAATTAAAAGATAGCGATGTTAAAAAGTACAAACTGCTTTTTGAAATGGATCATGAGCTTTATTCAGCTGATTTTATCATTTATGATCGAGAAAGTGATTCATTTAAGTTGAGATATATGACACCAACTAGTCTTCGTTTCGTCTCTGCATTGAGACCGGACAATGACTTTACCGAAGAATTTTTCAAGAGTTACAGACTCAGTAAAGAAGATTTTAGAAATTTACTTAAAACACCCGATATGCTCTTGCTGGCTTTAATTGATGTCGTCAAGAAACTACACCCTTCTCTATTCCGAAAAGATAGACTACAAAACGGTGAGAACATCGTGTATAACTTACAAGGCTTCCATAATGATTTCGCACTGGATTTCTTATTATGTACGAGTAAGGAATTCTTTCCTGTCTCGCTTGTAGAAGAAGACGAAGAACCAGCCATTCATACAAATCAATAAAAATAGGCACAGTCCACCTTCACTGATTGAATTCAATCAGTGAAGTAGACTGTGCCTATTTTATTAAATCAAATTAAAATGCTTCAAGCCGTCAACAATACCGCCATCTGTATTCTTTTTAGCAACATAATCAGCCAAAGCTTTCACTTCTTCTGTTCCATTACCCATCGCTACACTATGGTCAGCTGCTTCAAGCATTTCGATGTCGTTGGGACCATCTCCAAATGCATATGTCGGTACACCTTCTAGACCTAGTTTCTCAACCAGTTTCTGGATACCGATTGCTTTAGAGTTCTCTTTGAGAATCGTATCGATTGAATAAGGTGAATTACGGTAAAAAGAAAGTTCCGGAAAATTTTTATAAAAAACACCATCCACTGCTAAATCTTGTGTAAATAATAGAACCATCAAGATATCTTTTTCTTCATAATAAGATTCATCAATTTCTGGAGCGTCTGCATGAATAAATCGATAAGCTGCAATGGCATTATCATCTCTTCTAGTTAGTTTAAATCCTTCTTTGCTATAGTAAGCGACCGTAATATCCTGATTCTCCACTTCGGTCTGAACACGGTCCAATAAGTCTTGATCAAATATGCCTTCGTAAATATCTTGTCCTTCATATTGAATATAGTGACCATTAAGAGAAATAAATGAATCGATCACTGTTTCTTTCAGGACATGTTCTACCTGAAGATGACTACGACCGGTGGCGATAAAAGGGACACCGCCGTTTCTCTTCAATTCAGACAAAGCTTCAATAACATCTGCATCCAGTTGTGACTGTTCATTCAATAACGTTCCATCTAAATCAAAAAATACTAGTGATGTTGGTTTCAATCATTACGCCTCAATTCTTTCAATTTAGGTTATGCTTCGTCTTTAAAATGGGACACGTCGTTGTAACGATCTAAGTGGTATTTTCCACCATGGTAGCTCGCTACAGAAACACTCGCATTTAAAAGAGCTGTTTGGTCTGTTAAATCAGGTATTAGGTTCTGTAAGATATAGCGAATCGTTCCACCGTGAGCGACCAGTAAAATTCGCTCTCCTGTATCGCGATGCTTATCAATCAGTTTAAGTAATCCTCTTTCAACTCGGCTCCAGAACATCATAAAGTCTTCCGCATCATGGTAAGGATCTGCTTCTCTAAAAGCATTCATACGATCAGGAATATCTGTATTCAAGAACATGTCGCGTGAAGATTCATAGCCCATGTGCTTGGCAACATTTCCCCATGCTTCCGATCCATACATGCCTTCATAAGAACCAAAGAATACTTCTCTGAATTCTGGCATCTGGATCATATCCATATTTGCAGCTTGACCGTTTTCTTCAAGAATAATTCCAGCAGTATCTTGCGTACGTGTTAAATCACTCGTATAGACTGCGTCAAATTTAACATCTTTCAGTCCACGTCCACAACGATGTACATCAACAATGCCATCATCAGTTAGTGGCGCATTGCTCCATCCTTGCATACGCCCATAATGATTCAAATACGTTTCTCCGTGACGAACAAAATAAATTTCAACACCCTTAGTAGTCATCTTTATTGTTGCTCCTTCCAAAATGATATCTTCTACTTTATTGTAACAGACTTACTTTGCTGATGCGAAGAGAATGAAAGTAAACTTTCTCGGGGTAATCTTTACAAAAATCCTTTATAGGTTAAATAGATGTTGTGTCCCATTTTAAAGTAGGGTATATTTCAATTAAATAAATGGACTTAAGTTATACTGACCTACTAGGCTCGTATAAAGATAAAGAGGTGTATTTTATGGTCAAAACAGAAGACTATGCAATTGAAGTAAATGGCTTGATCAAGAAATTTGGAGACTTCACAGCCGTTGATGCAATCGATCTTAAAATCACTAAAGGATCTGTCTACGGATTTCTCGGTCCAAATGGTGCAGGAAAAACGACCACTTTGAGAATGCTGGCTACTTTATTAACGATTGATGGTGGATCAGCTAGCGTTTTTGGCTACGATGTTGCTTCGCAACCAAAGAAAATCCGTCCTAGAATTGCCTTAACTGGCCAATATGCTTCTGTTGATGAGGATTTGAGCGGAAGCGAAAACCTCACGATGATCTCAAGATTAATGGGTTATTCAAAAAAAGAA
Coding sequences within:
- a CDS encoding histidine phosphatase family protein, with the protein product MTTKGVEIYFVRHGETYLNHYGRMQGWSNAPLTDDGIVDVHRCGRGLKDVKFDAVYTSDLTRTQDTAGIILEENGQAANMDMIQMPEFREVFFGSYEGMYGSEAWGNVAKHMGYESSRDMFLNTDIPDRMNAFREADPYHDAEDFMMFWSRVERGLLKLIDKHRDTGERILLVAHGGTIRYILQNLIPDLTDQTALLNASVSVASYHGGKYHLDRYNDVSHFKDEA
- a CDS encoding formate/nitrite transporter family protein, yielding MDANYQGLFYSIETSIEKKKQLFEKSFSRYIVRAMLATLFLTLGTAIAVITAQSAEKVAHGSGKFLYSFMFSWSLVMIIYMNAELGTSNMMYTTIGVHRKLLTFKKAGMILFACMLFNLIGGILASYLVSLTSTFQDLPPDHFLFTAIEHKLEKTPLQVFTEGIFANIIVNTAVYCTIRMKDDAGKVMAMIFIIFIFAFLGFEHVIANFSSFPLAYFASGGAIAGMTSTALATNLFFAALGNYVGGGLVIGLVYSWLNRGDHVYLD
- a CDS encoding IS3 family transposase (programmed frameshift), with amino-acid sequence MSTRRPRRTYTEEFKKQIVDLHKAGKSRKEIIEEYDLTGSAFDKWVRQHSQTGSFKERDNLTPEQKELKELRKANTQLKMENDILKQAALIFGRKFEVIKRNKHNYSISAMCRALKISRGSYYYEVIKKESDAELEQAIIEEFAKSKNNYGTRKLKKRLKKRAFIVSRRRIGHIMKKFHLVSKYDRPSYKPQKSGVNQAKIENALNREFNPKEPMKAIVTDLTYVKVANKWFYVCFILDLFNREIIGYSAGPNKTADLVLQALATVKGDLHTVNVFHTDRGKEFDNHTIDELLDTFDIVRSLSRKGNPYDNAVAESTYKSFKFEFVYDNTFHTLYELQVQLMDYVHWWNHFRPHGSLDYESPIDYRKDWEQEQSEMEVCKSVVPQLVETSLSFS
- a CDS encoding YolD-like family protein, whose protein sequence is MTEEVILLNPDKLGYVDRGKMKWLGMMLSDHTEALKKMKAEDQQVDIPPKEEMTIERISTTLYEAYVTKSPVSIQANVLRDGQYYPDVECLVMGYLGEKIILQLKDGRIKRVNIELIRHIELYNVLKWHNKRTKSE
- a CDS encoding Cof-type HAD-IIB family hydrolase encodes the protein MKPTSLVFFDLDGTLLNEQSQLDADVIEALSELKRNGGVPFIATGRSHLQVEHVLKETVIDSFISLNGHYIQYEGQDIYEGIFDQDLLDRVQTEVENQDITVAYYSKEGFKLTRRDDNAIAAYRFIHADAPEIDESYYEEKDILMVLLFTQDLAVDGVFYKNFPELSFYRNSPYSIDTILKENSKAIGIQKLVEKLGLEGVPTYAFGDGPNDIEMLEAADHSVAMGNGTEEVKALADYVAKKNTDGGIVDGLKHFNLI
- a CDS encoding VOC family protein, which codes for MNRINLIALGVLNIEKARTFYKGLGFQCYDDSPDAPIIFFNNQGTKLELFPLEQLATDIAGDEPMKINREGFNGITLAMNAKKKEEVDDVMERARSLGAEIVKEPVIVSWGGYSGYFRDLDGYYWEVAYADAWAFDDQNMLVIDE